CGGGGAAATACCGAGATCGAACGCGACGCCCTGGAACGCCGGCGCGCCTTCGACCACAAGGTTGCCGCGCTCATCGCCGCTGCCCGGCAAGACGGCTCCCTGCGCCAGGACATCGATCCCCGCACGGTCACCCGGCTCCTGTTCGGCACCATCAACTCGATCGTGGAGTGGTACAAGCCAGGCGGCTCCCTCTCCCCCGAGAAACTTGCCGACGACGTCATCACCATGGCCTTCGACGGCCTCCACACCGCCGCCTGATCCTCTCTCACATCCGGACGCGTTTTCCCGGATGCTCTCTCACATCCGGACCGGTTTCCCCGTTTCCTCTCTCGCCCTTTGTCGCCGGGCCGTGGCGGCGAGGCGGAAAAACACTGTGATCGATTTTGCCGCGACCAGTACAACGGCAGTCGTCACGATCGCCAGCACTCCAATGGTCATAGCCTCCCAGGCAGCCGGTCTGCCCAAGTGCAACCACGTGATGGCAAGTGCGGCAACACTTGCCAAGGGGAACGTGAACGACCAGAAGCCCAGCGAGAACGGCAAGGCCCGATAGCGCCGCAACAGGGTTAGCTGGATCAAAACCATCAACACCGTTATCGCCGTCAACCCCTCGAACATGTAGTCGGGTCGACCCCCGGAGATGGCAAGCCACGCGGCCGCCGCCACAGCTGGTGGAGCGATCATGATCGCCAGCGTCGGGGTAAGCGATTCCGGCATCGTGGGTCGAAGCGCTAGTCGCAGGAAGAAAAACACAGAGATAACGAGCCAGAAGAAGAGGCCGACGGCGAAACTTCCGACCGCGAGCCAGTCGAGTCCCGTCTGTCTTGCGGTCAGCGCACCAACGAAACCAGCTGCGCTGGTGGGGAGGAAGTAGCCGCCATGTACGGATTCAAGTGGCAACTCGCCGCGCATCCAGAAGTTCAAAATCCATGCGGCGAACGCGGCTGCAACGGCAATGGAAACACCGGTCACAATGGTTCCGGCTAAAGGAATGGTGCGGTGCAGCCCCGCCCCAATCAACATGGCTGCAATCGGAAGCAAGGCGGCGAGCGGGCCCTGCGCGAAGTGCTTGAGCTGATCAGAGAGCGACTGTTCCGTGCGCCTCCCGCGATGGACGTGCACCGCGATGGTCCAAAGCCAGGCAATGGCCGCGATCACCCAGAATACTTGGGCAAGTTCGATCGGGGCTTGGAAGGACGAGGTCGCCGCCGACCAAACTTGCGCGAGGCCCGCCAAACCAAGCGGTATAGCGAGCGTATTCAGGGGGACACGGGTACGAGGGGAAGGCGCTGAGACGGTCTTCTCCAGGGGCGGGTATATAGACAATTGGTTCCCGTTTCTAACAACGTAGAGGGTCGGATAAGTGCTCAACAACGGTTTTTGACCTAGAAGTACAATATCATGAGCGCTACGCTGTTCCCATGGGTAGACCGATGCAATTTGAGGCTGGTGAGGCTGTCAACAGAG
This genomic stretch from Micrococcaceae bacterium Sec5.1 harbors:
- a CDS encoding transporter, with product MSIYPPLEKTVSAPSPRTRVPLNTLAIPLGLAGLAQVWSAATSSFQAPIELAQVFWVIAAIAWLWTIAVHVHRGRRTEQSLSDQLKHFAQGPLAALLPIAAMLIGAGLHRTIPLAGTIVTGVSIAVAAAFAAWILNFWMRGELPLESVHGGYFLPTSAAGFVGALTARQTGLDWLAVGSFAVGLFFWLVISVFFFLRLALRPTMPESLTPTLAIMIAPPAVAAAAWLAISGGRPDYMFEGLTAITVLMVLIQLTLLRRYRALPFSLGFWSFTFPLASVAALAITWLHLGRPAAWEAMTIGVLAIVTTAVVLVAAKSITVFFRLAATARRQRAREETGKPVRM